ACATAGCTGTGGCTACCAATGTTGGCCAGATCAAAACCGGATCGATGAGTCGCACCGATAGGATTTGCAAATATAACCAGCTCATGCGAATAGAAGAAGAACTTGGGTCCCACGCCTTATTTGCTGGGAGATTATAACATTTTTACGGTTTGGCCAACCCAGGAATCGGTGAATTAAAGATGGCCGAGCACATACTGATCGATGGTTACAATGTGATCCACTCTCTGGTGGATTCAAAAAAAACATTGGCCTTTGGCGTAAATGCTTCGGCCCAAATTTTTATCCAGGAAGCTTCAAAATTGCTAAGCATAGTTGATAGAGTCACATTGGTTTTTGATGGCAATGATGTCAAATCGACGGTGGATTATCCTTATCGAGGTAGGCGATTTTGTGTGATATATTCTGATCTAAATACCACAGCGGACACATTGATTGAACAAATGGTGAGAAAATCCAAAGCTAGAATAGATTGCACCGTGGTGACCAATGATCATGGCCTTAGCAATACCGTAAGAGCTTTGGGAGGAATAATCATGTCTGCCAAAGAATTTTCCAGTATGATTTCAAAAGATGAGTACAGCTATGGGAAAAGAACCATCGCTGGGGATAATGGTGAACCTTTCGGCACCAAGCTATTTAAATGAATAAAATCACAAATACATTTGAAAAATAGATTGAATATTGCACAATACTAGTTACCTAATCTAGGCATAGCGAGTAGATGCGTTGCGTTTCGGCGTAAAAGGTTTCCGGGTTGGCACAGAATGTTACAGCCAAGAAAGTTGCTACTACAAGCGGGTCGGAAATGTGTCATGCCATGGGATACTTTCCGATAGTGATTTCGTGGCATAACAATATATATAGAAAAGTAATAAGATCATGAGGATTTATGTAGGAAATCTTTCGCCGGAGTCCACCGAGGATGGCGTGAAGGTTGTGTTCGAGGCTCACGGCGAAGTAGAGAGTGTGAGGTTCATAATTGATCGAGACACAAATCAGCCCAAGGGGTTTGGTTTCGTTGAGATGCCGAAGCAGAACGAGGCGATGACAGCCATAGCTGCCTTGAATGGCACCGAATTAGATGGCAACGAATTGGTGGTCAGTGAGGCGAGACCTAAGCCCAATCCAGGTTTTAGATCCGGAGGTGGTGGCGGAGGGTTCCGAGGCG
The sequence above is a segment of the Puniceicoccales bacterium genome. Coding sequences within it:
- a CDS encoding NYN domain-containing protein, giving the protein MAEHILIDGYNVIHSLVDSKKTLAFGVNASAQIFIQEASKLLSIVDRVTLVFDGNDVKSTVDYPYRGRRFCVIYSDLNTTADTLIEQMVRKSKARIDCTVVTNDHGLSNTVRALGGIIMSAKEFSSMISKDEYSYGKRTIAGDNGEPFGTKLFK
- a CDS encoding RNA-binding protein, which produces MRIYVGNLSPESTEDGVKVVFEAHGEVESVRFIIDRDTNQPKGFGFVEMPKQNEAMTAIAALNGTELDGNELVVSEARPKPNPGFRSGGGGGGFRGGYRGGGGFGGGSRGGFGDRERRGGGFRSNRGGDR